One stretch of Streptomyces sp. NBC_01142 DNA includes these proteins:
- a CDS encoding nickel transporter, which produces MRRRTSAVGAAVLVAGAALAVLPAGTAAAHPLGNFTVNRYDGLLVAPGLLNVDHVEDLAEIPAAQARSGIDRNGDKKMSPAELSSWAGDRCRDAARDSRVTVDGRSTALTLGAGAAEVRPGQAGLPTLRVECRLTATLPKGRHTVGFEATGGDVPGWREITARGDRMTLTDSDVPKASVSRRLTQYPEGQLSSPPDSRTAALSVTPGGAPAVAEEGAAPPASVLPRGADRWTQALTGLVSRRELTAGFAALALAIAVLLGALHALAPGHGKTVMAAAAAAGGRNSLRDVLSLGASVTITHTLGVFALGALIAAGSAAAPSVVAWLGVASGALVAGAGAVLVRRAWKNRGQAHGHTHSHGHGHGHDHGHGHGHDHGHDHDHGHDHGHSHDHGHGHTHSHDHRALSLRSTLLLGFAGGLVPSPSAVVVLVGAAALGRAWFGLLLVLAYGAGLALTLAAAGFAAVHFGERAARLLAVRGRRKGRLFSAAHRALPLGTACVVLALGCGLALKGAATALA; this is translated from the coding sequence ATGAGGAGGCGTACGAGCGCGGTGGGCGCGGCGGTTCTCGTCGCCGGGGCGGCACTCGCGGTGCTGCCCGCCGGGACGGCCGCCGCACATCCCCTGGGGAACTTCACGGTCAACCGTTACGACGGGCTGCTCGTCGCGCCCGGCCTGCTGAACGTCGACCATGTAGAGGATCTGGCCGAGATACCGGCCGCGCAGGCGCGCTCCGGGATCGACCGGAACGGCGACAAGAAGATGTCCCCGGCCGAGCTGTCCTCCTGGGCCGGCGACCGGTGCCGGGACGCGGCGCGCGACAGCCGGGTCACGGTGGACGGTCGCTCCACGGCGCTCACCCTCGGCGCGGGCGCAGCCGAGGTGCGCCCCGGGCAGGCGGGGCTGCCGACGTTGCGTGTGGAGTGCCGGCTGACCGCCACGCTGCCGAAGGGGCGGCACACCGTCGGGTTCGAGGCGACGGGCGGCGACGTTCCGGGCTGGCGGGAGATCACCGCGCGCGGCGACCGGATGACGCTCACGGACTCGGACGTACCGAAGGCGTCGGTCTCGCGCCGGCTGACCCAGTATCCGGAAGGGCAGCTGTCGTCACCGCCGGACAGCAGGACGGCCGCGCTGTCCGTCACCCCGGGCGGCGCCCCGGCGGTCGCGGAGGAGGGCGCGGCACCCCCGGCCTCCGTACTGCCGCGCGGCGCGGACCGCTGGACGCAGGCGCTGACCGGGCTGGTGTCCCGGCGTGAACTGACCGCGGGATTCGCCGCCCTGGCCCTGGCGATCGCGGTTCTTCTCGGCGCGCTGCACGCGCTCGCGCCCGGTCACGGCAAGACCGTGATGGCGGCCGCCGCGGCGGCGGGCGGGCGGAACTCCCTGCGCGACGTCCTCTCGTTGGGCGCCTCGGTGACGATCACGCACACGCTCGGGGTGTTCGCGCTCGGCGCGCTGATCGCCGCGGGCTCGGCGGCGGCGCCGTCCGTTGTGGCGTGGCTGGGCGTCGCGAGCGGAGCACTGGTGGCCGGGGCGGGGGCGGTGCTGGTGCGCAGAGCCTGGAAGAACCGCGGCCAAGCGCACGGGCACACGCACTCCCACGGGCACGGACACGGCCACGACCATGGGCACGGACACGGCCACGACCATGGGCACGACCACGACCATGGGCACGACCACGGGCACAGCCACGACCATGGGCACGGGCACACCCACAGCCACGACCACCGCGCCCTGAGCCTCCGTTCCACCCTTCTGCTCGGGTTCGCCGGCGGACTCGTCCCCAGCCCCTCCGCCGTTGTCGTCCTCGTCGGCGCCGCCGCGCTGGGCAGGGCCTGGTTCGGTCTGCTGCTCGTCCTCGCGTACGGCGCAGGGCTCGCCCTCACCCTCGCCGCCGCCGGCTTCGCAGCGGTCCACTTCGGCGAGCGCGCGGCCCGACTGCTCGCCGTACGGGGCCGCCGCAAGGGCCGGCTGTTCTCCGCCGCACACCGCGCGCTGCCGCTGGGCACGGCCTGCGTGGTGCTCGCCCTCGGGTGTGGATTGGCGCTCAAGGGGGCGGCAACAGCTCTTGCGTGA